CCGGTCGTACTGCAATAAACATGTAAAATACTCCAAACAGGGCAGATACTGCAATTCAATCCTTACTTCACTGGACTGACCATTAATACTTACTAATTCTGGCACTATCAAATATGGTAAAGCCTTATGATATTATCAAAAAATTTATAATAATTATTTTCTGTGGTCAGCATTGTTCAAAACCAACTTAGATCATTACAATTTTCGCCTCATAAAAAAACGTTTATGTCACCCAAACCTTCCCTGATTATTTCAAAAGTATCGGAGTCAGCTTTGACAATCGTCGAGGCTACATTACCGCCATAGCCGCCATCGATCACCATGTCTACCTGATGCTGAAATTTCTCGTAGATCAACTCAGGATCAGTGGAGTACTCGATGATCTCGTCATCATCCTTGATTGACGTAGTAACGATAGGATTCCCTAATTCTTTTACGATCAATCTCGGAATAAGGTTGCCCGGCACGCGAATACCAACCGTCTTTTTATTTGTATTGAGCAGTTTTGGTACATTACTCGTTGCATCAAGAATAAAAGTATATGGGCCAGGCAAAACCCTCTTCATGATTTTGAATGCTGCATTACCTACTCTGGCATAGTCCGAAATGTGGCTCAGATCGTAGCAAATGAAGGAAAAGTCATTTTTTTGCGGCTTAATCCCCTTTATCCTGGCTATTTTTTCAACGGCGCGGGAGTTGTAAATATCGCAGCCCAAACCGTAAACAGTGTCAGTAGGGTAAATCACCAAACCACCATCTTTCAGACAATCAACTACCTGACGTATTCTCCTTTCGTCAGGATTTTGCGGGTAAATTTTAATGAATTCAGCGGGCATAGGAACTAAATAGCTTTTTGAGTTAACAATTCTAAAAGCTAAATCCTTCCTGGGTCAGTACTTTTTTTAAGTTTTTGATATAAAACCTGTAAGCAAAATTCAGCGGAAGATGCAGCCTGCACATAAAAACGATCAATTCTGTCTGCCAGCCCGGGTTCTCGATGTAGTTAAGCAATCGTCTAAAACGGATCGCCAGCTCGAACTCCTGAGCATACAGACATTTCCTGATAAATGTACGGATTCGTGCCGCTAAAAGATCAAATTCCTGCTGATCGCGATTGAGATCGTAAGCCTTATTGCAAACCGCATAGTAAGAAGCCAGTATACCGCTTCCTTTTTGATAAACTTTGGTAGAAAGTGAAGATGGGTGGATCCTTTTTTTTGTCAGGATATCGTCCAGATAAAAGTATTTGAAGAGAACAGAAGAGCGTATCCAGAAGTCGAAATCCTCAAACAGCAAGCTCTCATCGTAGCCGCCCATTTGATTGAGCGCCGCTGTCCGCATCATCATGGTAGGCGTGCAGATGAAATATTTTTCGAGGATATTTTTGTAGACATCGCCTGAGGGAACAGGCGCCAGTGCTTTTTCATTGCCATCGACCGCGTAGTGATTATGCAGCCGTGAGCCTTTCTGATCAATGTAAATGGCATTTGAAAACACCACTGCAAATTCCTCCGGTAATTTTTCAAAAGCCTCAACTTGCTTTTCGATCCGGTCGGCCATCATGATATCGTCTCCTGAGAGATCGATCATGTATTTGCCATTGGCAATGTTGAGTCCCTGGTTAAATGCTTTACACAAGCCGTAATTGGTATTATTTCTGATGATCTGAAATGCGGGGGCTGATGCTTTAAATCGCTCAATTAGCGAAAGCGTACTGTCGGTGCTGGCATTGTCGACTACAATGAGCTGAATGTAGGGATATGTCTGATAAAATACCGAAGTAAGAGTCTCCTCTATGTATTTTTCCTGATTATATGTGGTCAGGATCACAGTAACCAATGGCTTTTCCAATGCTTTCATTTCAACACGCAGTAACGCGAATTCCAATCTCACGACGGCGATCGTAGTTAATTTGTACGCCGTAAGTCACAAAGCTAGGAACAATAAAATGAAGTTACCGAGATTGTTATTTAGCGGTAAGTTACCTCTTGGTCACCTTTTTAATCCTCGTTGCAGCCATAATACTGGCATTGATTTCAAAACCCAGAATGATTACGAATGCAAGCAGATAGAGCCAGATCATTAGTGCGATCATGGTACCGATCGACCCGTAAAGCTTGTTGTAGGAGCTGAATCTGGACAGATAAAACGAAAACCCGTAGGTCGCCGCCAATATCAGAATGGAGGCCACAATGGAGCCTGCATTAACAAAAGCGTGCTGCCTGCCGTGCGATGGGGCGAATCGGTAAATAATGGAGATCGTCAACATCAATGACCCGAAACTGACCAGATAACGGGTAATGTTCAGCAAGGTAATGAGCCAGTTATCTTTCAAAATATGCCAGTCGCTGACCAGGTTCATAACACCGTCGCCGACGATCAGCAGAATGACGGAAAGGAAAAGTACTGCGATCAGAAGCAATGTCAGTAAAATGGCTATTCCCCGTATCTGAAGAAATCCACGTGTCTCGTGATCTTCGTAAACCATGTCGAACGAACGCATTAATGACATCATTCCGTTGGTGGAAGCGATCATGGCAAATATAAAACCGAGCGACAACACGCCTTTCCGCGGCCTGCTGACAATGTCGATGATGGTTTGATCCGCATCCTCATAAATTCCTCTCGGAATATTTTCTCTCAGCAATTCCATGATCTGTTTATCCAGATTCTCGATCGGAATATACGGGATGAGTGTAAAAAGGAAGATAATGGCCGGAAATGAGGCCAATGTAAGGCTGTACGCAACTGCCGAAGCCCGCTGGTCGATATCATATTTGCGGTTACTCTTGACCAGATTGATCAGGATGTCATACAAAGAGACAGTTCCTTTGAGCAGCATGGTTTGCTGTAACCAAATGATAATTCGCTTGATATGGCGGTTTTTCAACAGTTTTTCAAGCATAGTGTGTCCTTTTGGGTTACTCCTTGATTTCAAAATGCGGTTTCAGCTTGTTGAGCAATTTTTCCGGCGCCATACACAACTTTCCGTTGTCGCGACGCTGAAAAACCAATGTAGTTTCGCCGGTATTGAGCAAAACATCATTCTGGTTGCGGATTTCGTAATGAAAAACCACCCGGATACCCGGCATATCGTGCAATGTTACCTTGATACTCAATTCGTCATCATACCGGGCAGGTTTCAGGTACCGGGAACGGTTTTCATAAACCGGCATCATCACACCTTCGTCCTCCATCACTTTGTAATGAAAATCGAGGCTTCTCAATGCCTCTACCCTTCCTATTTCGTAGTACCGTGCGTAATTTCCGTAATACACGTATCCCATCTGGTCAGTATCGGCATAACGCACCCTGACTCCCTTCACTTCGTAGCTAAACATGCTTATTTCATGATTTTAAGCCGGTTCAACTCCGCCTGGTATAGCCGGGCGTTGGCGAGGTGATCCGTATAATTAGTAGCAAAAGCATGGTAACCCGAAAGGTCCGCTTTGGCACACATATAAATATAATCGTGCTTGTCGTAGTTGAGTACTGCGTCCAGCGAATTAAAATCAGCAACCCGGATCGGGCCGGGAGGCAGGCCGGTATTGACGTAGGTATTGTACGGGGATTTAGTTAAAAGATGCCCGTTTAATATCCGTTTGATCCCAAAATCTTGTAAAGCAAACTTGATAGTAGGATCAGCCTGCAAAGGCATATTAGCATGCAAACGGTTGATATACAAACCGGCTACTCTTGGGCGCTCGTCTACTTTCTGAGCTTGCTCTTCCTCTACAATTGATGCGAGAATGGAAACCTGAACAGGTGTCAGCCCAATCGCTTTCGCTTTGGCGACCTTTTCGTCAGTCCAGAATTTTTTGTACTCACTATGCATTCTGTCCAGGAACTTTTCAGTACCCGTCGTCCAGAAGATCTCATAGGTATTCGGCAAGAACATGGAAACAATGGTGAGCGTATCCAAACCGTACTTATTACATACTTCCGGGCTGTCCAATGCTTTTCTGAAATTTTCTTCACCAAACTCAAAACGGCTTCCGATCCGTTTGATCAGGTCTTCTTTCAGCCGGATATTGTTGAATGTTAGTTTCACCGCATCCTGATCACCTGATATCAGCTTTTTAATGGCCGTATAATTGTTAGTCTTCGGCTTGATAACATACCGCCCGGGCTTCACTTTTTCGGTGTATTTCAAAAGTTTGGCCAAAAACTGAAAGGAAATGTGATCATTGATCACATCATGTTTGTTCAATGTGTCTAAAACTGTTTTGTAAGTGGCACCTTCCGGTATCAGCAACACAAAACTGGCATCAGTATCGGCCTGCAGATTAGGCGTTTTAAAGATCTGCCAGAAATAAAATGAGAATGTTGTTGCCAGAATTGCGATGGTGACGAACAACCCTACTTTGAAATTACGCGACATATTTTTTTGGCTGTCAGCTTTCGGCGGTAGGCCGTCGGCTTTTTTGTTATAAATTTATTTCAAATGGTATGCCAAATCGTTTGGCTAGTTCATCGAGTGATACAACTACCGGTTCCAGCAAAGAAATTCCATGAACCCCGCGCTCCGCTTCCATTTCACGTTCAGGGTCGCCGGGAATGATTACTTTATGACCTTCCACAGCCCTGGCGCCGCGAAATGCACGAATCCATTTATCCATATCATCTTTGAATTCATCCGCAGGCCGGAAACCGTCAACACGCATCGCACCCAAAAAATGCCCGGTACCGAGTCCCACACCTTGCTGCGCGGTCATGAAACCAGCCGTAGCGAAAGGTGGTACCCACGGGCCAAAGTTAGCGCCGGAAAGCACACCCGAAAAAATATCCACAATAGCGCCCAGCCCGTAGCCTTTGTGGCTTCCATGCTCCCGGTCCGACCCGAGTGGCAGCAAACCTCCCCCACTCTTTACCGCATTGGCATCGGTAGTAGCATTGCCTTCTGCATCCTGCGCCCAGCCCAATGGAGCGGGCAAACCTTTGCGCTGCAATATTTCGAATTTACCATAGGCAACGGCCGTCGAAGCGAAATCAGCCACAAATGCAGGCTCTTCATTCGCCGGCACTGCCACTGCTATCGGGTTGGTGCCTAGCAATTTATCCAAAGAAAAAGTAGGGGTAACCAGCGGGGCAGCATTCGTCATGGTCCATCCGATCATATCTTTTTCCAGCGCCAGCATCGCATGATAGCCCGCAATACCAAAATGGTTAGAATTCCGGACCGATACCCAGCCTGAACCAACCTTTTCCGCTTTTTCCATTGCAATTTCCATGGCTTTGGGTGCTACCACCAGCCCCAGCCCACGGTCACCGTCCACGACAGCTGTGCTGGGTGTTTCGTACACAACCTTTACCTCAGGATTAGGATTAAGCCTTCCATGGTCGTACAAGCGCACATAACCCGCCAACCGGGCGATTCCGTGAGAATCAACCCCGCGCAGATCGGCACTGACTAATACTTCGGAAGCCAGTCGGGCCTCTTCGGGTGAACATCCTATCGCAAGAAAAACCTCCTCGGTAAAATGTTTTAAATAACTGGCCTGATACATATACGTTAAATGAATGAACTTCTTTTTAATTTTACCGGGTATTGTAAAAGTCAGGCTTTTAAACCTCGGTTTTTTTGCAAATATCCTAATTCAATCGGCATCGTCCAATAATTCGCATGGAGGATCTGAATTTTCCCACCGGTCGCAGCAACAGTCCGGTCGTTGATTAGCCACAAAATAAAAAGCAACTGTCCTGCAAATCAGCCTGGCACATAACGGGCTACATATTCAATGGAAATAAAAAACTTCTTCTTTAAAAGAATCATCAGTTATTTTATCCGGGGACTTGTTCTGGTGGCTCCTCTTTACGCAACGGCACTGATCATCTGGACCGGCGTTGAGTACCTCGACAACATTCTCCCGATCGATATCCCCATTTCGAACGAGCAATCAGTGTATTTGCCCGGCCTTGGCGTGTTGATCATCATACTCGGAATCGTACTGCTTGGCTTTCTGTTTTCGACCATTATTCCACAATCTTTCTTCAAATTCACGGAAAGCATCATGCGGCGGCTTCCGCTGGTAAGCCTGATCTACTACTCTATCAAAGACCTGATCCTCGCTTTTGTTGGTGATAAAAAGAAATTCAATCAGCCGGTGCTGGTGACGATGTACAAGGAAACTGACATTAAAAAAATCGGTTTTATCACGCAAACGGATCTCAGCCACTTGAAAATCGCAGACCATGTAGCCGTTTACATGCCCCTCTCCTACTCCCTGTCCGGCGAATTATTCATTGTGCCTACCGAACATGTGACATTGCTCG
The genomic region above belongs to Dyadobacter pollutisoli and contains:
- a CDS encoding L-threonylcarbamoyladenylate synthase, which gives rise to MPAEFIKIYPQNPDERRIRQVVDCLKDGGLVIYPTDTVYGLGCDIYNSRAVEKIARIKGIKPQKNDFSFICYDLSHISDYARVGNAAFKIMKRVLPGPYTFILDATSNVPKLLNTNKKTVGIRVPGNLIPRLIVKELGNPIVTTSIKDDDEIIEYSTDPELIYEKFQHQVDMVIDGGYGGNVASTIVKADSDTFEIIREGLGDINVFL
- a CDS encoding glycosyltransferase, coding for MRLEFALLRVEMKALEKPLVTVILTTYNQEKYIEETLTSVFYQTYPYIQLIVVDNASTDSTLSLIERFKASAPAFQIIRNNTNYGLCKAFNQGLNIANGKYMIDLSGDDIMMADRIEKQVEAFEKLPEEFAVVFSNAIYIDQKGSRLHNHYAVDGNEKALAPVPSGDVYKNILEKYFICTPTMMMRTAALNQMGGYDESLLFEDFDFWIRSSVLFKYFYLDDILTKKRIHPSSLSTKVYQKGSGILASYYAVCNKAYDLNRDQQEFDLLAARIRTFIRKCLYAQEFELAIRFRRLLNYIENPGWQTELIVFMCRLHLPLNFAYRFYIKNLKKVLTQEGFSF
- a CDS encoding YihY/virulence factor BrkB family protein, whose protein sequence is MLEKLLKNRHIKRIIIWLQQTMLLKGTVSLYDILINLVKSNRKYDIDQRASAVAYSLTLASFPAIIFLFTLIPYIPIENLDKQIMELLRENIPRGIYEDADQTIIDIVSRPRKGVLSLGFIFAMIASTNGMMSLMRSFDMVYEDHETRGFLQIRGIAILLTLLLIAVLFLSVILLIVGDGVMNLVSDWHILKDNWLITLLNITRYLVSFGSLMLTISIIYRFAPSHGRQHAFVNAGSIVASILILAATYGFSFYLSRFSSYNKLYGSIGTMIALMIWLYLLAFVIILGFEINASIMAATRIKKVTKR
- a CDS encoding acyl-CoA thioesterase, which encodes MFSYEVKGVRVRYADTDQMGYVYYGNYARYYEIGRVEALRSLDFHYKVMEDEGVMMPVYENRSRYLKPARYDDELSIKVTLHDMPGIRVVFHYEIRNQNDVLLNTGETTLVFQRRDNGKLCMAPEKLLNKLKPHFEIKE
- the mltG gene encoding endolytic transglycosylase MltG; the protein is MSRNFKVGLFVTIAILATTFSFYFWQIFKTPNLQADTDASFVLLIPEGATYKTVLDTLNKHDVINDHISFQFLAKLLKYTEKVKPGRYVIKPKTNNYTAIKKLISGDQDAVKLTFNNIRLKEDLIKRIGSRFEFGEENFRKALDSPEVCNKYGLDTLTIVSMFLPNTYEIFWTTGTEKFLDRMHSEYKKFWTDEKVAKAKAIGLTPVQVSILASIVEEEQAQKVDERPRVAGLYINRLHANMPLQADPTIKFALQDFGIKRILNGHLLTKSPYNTYVNTGLPPGPIRVADFNSLDAVLNYDKHDYIYMCAKADLSGYHAFATNYTDHLANARLYQAELNRLKIMK
- a CDS encoding Ldh family oxidoreductase: MYQASYLKHFTEEVFLAIGCSPEEARLASEVLVSADLRGVDSHGIARLAGYVRLYDHGRLNPNPEVKVVYETPSTAVVDGDRGLGLVVAPKAMEIAMEKAEKVGSGWVSVRNSNHFGIAGYHAMLALEKDMIGWTMTNAAPLVTPTFSLDKLLGTNPIAVAVPANEEPAFVADFASTAVAYGKFEILQRKGLPAPLGWAQDAEGNATTDANAVKSGGGLLPLGSDREHGSHKGYGLGAIVDIFSGVLSGANFGPWVPPFATAGFMTAQQGVGLGTGHFLGAMRVDGFRPADEFKDDMDKWIRAFRGARAVEGHKVIIPGDPEREMEAERGVHGISLLEPVVVSLDELAKRFGIPFEINL
- a CDS encoding DUF502 domain-containing protein, whose translation is MEIKNFFFKRIISYFIRGLVLVAPLYATALIIWTGVEYLDNILPIDIPISNEQSVYLPGLGVLIIILGIVLLGFLFSTIIPQSFFKFTESIMRRLPLVSLIYYSIKDLILAFVGDKKKFNQPVLVTMYKETDIKKIGFITQTDLSHLKIADHVAVYMPLSYSLSGELFIVPTEHVTLLEAKSTDVMKMLVSGGVSVKVSKEETPEEEEI